One window of the Trifolium pratense cultivar HEN17-A07 linkage group LG2, ARS_RC_1.1, whole genome shotgun sequence genome contains the following:
- the LOC123905874 gene encoding phosphatidylinositol/phosphatidylcholine transfer protein SFH9-like isoform X1 produces MSMDLHSQDAIDQLQALIQKVVDKDPFLQTTFQNVHQGYVTQNLTRFLKARDWDPSKAYQMLLDCLNWRVQNQIDNILSVSLHIISYLISASSAVNFEVANYSIASHMFVWRFLFQKPILPADLYRTIRDSQLIGVSGYTREGLPVFAIGAGLSTFDKASVHYYVQSHIQINEYRDRVVLPSASKKHGRPITTCVKVLDMTGLKLSALNKIKLLTIISSIDDQNYPEKSHTYYIVNAPYVFSACWKVVKPLLQERTRRKVQVLPGCGRDELLKIMDYPSLPHFCRKEGSGSSRHLEGGNKNCYSLDHPFHQQLYNYINQQARLHEVVAPIKQGSFHVEFPEPPDVDTRIAKTIESEFDGLTLNGDKEQLNNCTGRQA; encoded by the exons ATGTCAATGGACCTTCATTCCCAGGATGCCATCGATCAATTGCAGGCACTCATCCAAAAAG TAGTTGATAAGGACCCGTTTCTGCAGACAACATTTCAG AATGTTCATCAAGGATATGTCACTCAAAACTTGACTCGCTTTCTAAAAGCAAGGGATTGGGATCCTTCTAAGGCTTATCAAatg TTGCTTGATTGTTTAAACTGGAGAGTACAAAATCAGATTGACAATATATTATCTGTAAGTTTGCATATAATTTCTTATCTTATCAGTGCATCATCAGCAGTCAATTTTGAAGTTGCTAATTACTCTATTGCATCACATATGTTTGTATGGCGATTCCTTTTTCAGAAACCAATTCTTCCTGCCGACTTATATAGAACAATACGTGATTCACAACTCATTGGAGTGTCCGGCTACACAAGAGAG GGTCTTCCTGTCTTTGCAATTGGTGCAGGGCTTAGCACATTTGACAAAGCATCC GTCCATTATTATGTGCAGTCCCACATTCAAATTAATGAATATCGTGATCGTGTAGTCTTG CCTTCTGCATCGAAGAAGCATGGACGGCCTATTACCACTTGTGTAAAGGTTTTAGACATGACTGGTCTGAAGTTGTCGGCCCTGAATAAGATTAAG TTGTTAACTATTATATCATCCATTGATGATCAGAACTACCCTGAGAAGTCACATACTTATTACATTGTAAATGCCCCATACGTATTTTCAGCTTGTTGGAAG GTTGTGAAGCCACTTTTACAAGAGAGGACAAGAAGAAAAGTGCAGGTCTTACCAGGATGTGGACGAGATGAGCTATTAAAG ATCATGGATTACCCATCTCTGCCACATTTCTGTAGAAAAGAAGGCTCTGGATCATCCAGACATTTAGAAGGTGGAAACAAAAATTGCTATTCCCTGGATCATCCCTTCCATCAACAGCTCTACAACTACATCAACCAGCAAGCCAGACTCCACGAAGTTGTTGCACCCATCAAGCAGGGATCATTTCATGTGGAATTTCCAGAACCTCCAGATGTGGATACAAGGATTGCCAAGACTATAGAGTCAGAGTTTGATGGCCTAACCTTGAATGGCGATAAGGAACAATTGAACAATTGTACTGGAAGACAGGCCTAA
- the LOC123905874 gene encoding phosphatidylinositol/phosphatidylcholine transfer protein SFH9-like isoform X2, with protein sequence MSMDLHSQDAIDQLQALIQKVDKDPFLQTTFQNVHQGYVTQNLTRFLKARDWDPSKAYQMLLDCLNWRVQNQIDNILSVSLHIISYLISASSAVNFEVANYSIASHMFVWRFLFQKPILPADLYRTIRDSQLIGVSGYTREGLPVFAIGAGLSTFDKASVHYYVQSHIQINEYRDRVVLPSASKKHGRPITTCVKVLDMTGLKLSALNKIKLLTIISSIDDQNYPEKSHTYYIVNAPYVFSACWKVVKPLLQERTRRKVQVLPGCGRDELLKIMDYPSLPHFCRKEGSGSSRHLEGGNKNCYSLDHPFHQQLYNYINQQARLHEVVAPIKQGSFHVEFPEPPDVDTRIAKTIESEFDGLTLNGDKEQLNNCTGRQA encoded by the exons ATGTCAATGGACCTTCATTCCCAGGATGCCATCGATCAATTGCAGGCACTCATCCAAAAAG TTGATAAGGACCCGTTTCTGCAGACAACATTTCAG AATGTTCATCAAGGATATGTCACTCAAAACTTGACTCGCTTTCTAAAAGCAAGGGATTGGGATCCTTCTAAGGCTTATCAAatg TTGCTTGATTGTTTAAACTGGAGAGTACAAAATCAGATTGACAATATATTATCTGTAAGTTTGCATATAATTTCTTATCTTATCAGTGCATCATCAGCAGTCAATTTTGAAGTTGCTAATTACTCTATTGCATCACATATGTTTGTATGGCGATTCCTTTTTCAGAAACCAATTCTTCCTGCCGACTTATATAGAACAATACGTGATTCACAACTCATTGGAGTGTCCGGCTACACAAGAGAG GGTCTTCCTGTCTTTGCAATTGGTGCAGGGCTTAGCACATTTGACAAAGCATCC GTCCATTATTATGTGCAGTCCCACATTCAAATTAATGAATATCGTGATCGTGTAGTCTTG CCTTCTGCATCGAAGAAGCATGGACGGCCTATTACCACTTGTGTAAAGGTTTTAGACATGACTGGTCTGAAGTTGTCGGCCCTGAATAAGATTAAG TTGTTAACTATTATATCATCCATTGATGATCAGAACTACCCTGAGAAGTCACATACTTATTACATTGTAAATGCCCCATACGTATTTTCAGCTTGTTGGAAG GTTGTGAAGCCACTTTTACAAGAGAGGACAAGAAGAAAAGTGCAGGTCTTACCAGGATGTGGACGAGATGAGCTATTAAAG ATCATGGATTACCCATCTCTGCCACATTTCTGTAGAAAAGAAGGCTCTGGATCATCCAGACATTTAGAAGGTGGAAACAAAAATTGCTATTCCCTGGATCATCCCTTCCATCAACAGCTCTACAACTACATCAACCAGCAAGCCAGACTCCACGAAGTTGTTGCACCCATCAAGCAGGGATCATTTCATGTGGAATTTCCAGAACCTCCAGATGTGGATACAAGGATTGCCAAGACTATAGAGTCAGAGTTTGATGGCCTAACCTTGAATGGCGATAAGGAACAATTGAACAATTGTACTGGAAGACAGGCCTAA
- the LOC123905874 gene encoding phosphatidylinositol/phosphatidylcholine transfer protein SFH9-like isoform X6, whose protein sequence is MSMDLHSQDAIDQLQALIQKVDKDPFLQTTFQNVHQGYVTQNLTRFLKARDWDPSKAYQMLLDCLNWRVQNQIDNILSKPILPADLYRTIRDSQLIGVSGYTREGLPVFAIGAGLSTFDKASVHYYVQSHIQINEYRDRVVLPSASKKHGRPITTCVKVLDMTGLKLSALNKIKLLTIISSIDDQNYPEKSHTYYIVNAPYVFSACWKVVKPLLQERTRRKVQVLPGCGRDELLKIMDYPSLPHFCRKEGSGSSRHLEGGNKNCYSLDHPFHQQLYNYINQQARLHEVVAPIKQGSFHVEFPEPPDVDTRIAKTIESEFDGLTLNGDKEQLNNCTGRQA, encoded by the exons ATGTCAATGGACCTTCATTCCCAGGATGCCATCGATCAATTGCAGGCACTCATCCAAAAAG TTGATAAGGACCCGTTTCTGCAGACAACATTTCAG AATGTTCATCAAGGATATGTCACTCAAAACTTGACTCGCTTTCTAAAAGCAAGGGATTGGGATCCTTCTAAGGCTTATCAAatg TTGCTTGATTGTTTAAACTGGAGAGTACAAAATCAGATTGACAATATATTATCT AAACCAATTCTTCCTGCCGACTTATATAGAACAATACGTGATTCACAACTCATTGGAGTGTCCGGCTACACAAGAGAG GGTCTTCCTGTCTTTGCAATTGGTGCAGGGCTTAGCACATTTGACAAAGCATCC GTCCATTATTATGTGCAGTCCCACATTCAAATTAATGAATATCGTGATCGTGTAGTCTTG CCTTCTGCATCGAAGAAGCATGGACGGCCTATTACCACTTGTGTAAAGGTTTTAGACATGACTGGTCTGAAGTTGTCGGCCCTGAATAAGATTAAG TTGTTAACTATTATATCATCCATTGATGATCAGAACTACCCTGAGAAGTCACATACTTATTACATTGTAAATGCCCCATACGTATTTTCAGCTTGTTGGAAG GTTGTGAAGCCACTTTTACAAGAGAGGACAAGAAGAAAAGTGCAGGTCTTACCAGGATGTGGACGAGATGAGCTATTAAAG ATCATGGATTACCCATCTCTGCCACATTTCTGTAGAAAAGAAGGCTCTGGATCATCCAGACATTTAGAAGGTGGAAACAAAAATTGCTATTCCCTGGATCATCCCTTCCATCAACAGCTCTACAACTACATCAACCAGCAAGCCAGACTCCACGAAGTTGTTGCACCCATCAAGCAGGGATCATTTCATGTGGAATTTCCAGAACCTCCAGATGTGGATACAAGGATTGCCAAGACTATAGAGTCAGAGTTTGATGGCCTAACCTTGAATGGCGATAAGGAACAATTGAACAATTGTACTGGAAGACAGGCCTAA
- the LOC123905874 gene encoding phosphatidylinositol/phosphatidylcholine transfer protein SFH9-like isoform X5, translated as MSMDLHSQDAIDQLQALIQKVVDKDPFLQTTFQNVHQGYVTQNLTRFLKARDWDPSKAYQMLLDCLNWRVQNQIDNILSKPILPADLYRTIRDSQLIGVSGYTREGLPVFAIGAGLSTFDKASVHYYVQSHIQINEYRDRVVLPSASKKHGRPITTCVKVLDMTGLKLSALNKIKLLTIISSIDDQNYPEKSHTYYIVNAPYVFSACWKVVKPLLQERTRRKVQVLPGCGRDELLKIMDYPSLPHFCRKEGSGSSRHLEGGNKNCYSLDHPFHQQLYNYINQQARLHEVVAPIKQGSFHVEFPEPPDVDTRIAKTIESEFDGLTLNGDKEQLNNCTGRQA; from the exons ATGTCAATGGACCTTCATTCCCAGGATGCCATCGATCAATTGCAGGCACTCATCCAAAAAG TAGTTGATAAGGACCCGTTTCTGCAGACAACATTTCAG AATGTTCATCAAGGATATGTCACTCAAAACTTGACTCGCTTTCTAAAAGCAAGGGATTGGGATCCTTCTAAGGCTTATCAAatg TTGCTTGATTGTTTAAACTGGAGAGTACAAAATCAGATTGACAATATATTATCT AAACCAATTCTTCCTGCCGACTTATATAGAACAATACGTGATTCACAACTCATTGGAGTGTCCGGCTACACAAGAGAG GGTCTTCCTGTCTTTGCAATTGGTGCAGGGCTTAGCACATTTGACAAAGCATCC GTCCATTATTATGTGCAGTCCCACATTCAAATTAATGAATATCGTGATCGTGTAGTCTTG CCTTCTGCATCGAAGAAGCATGGACGGCCTATTACCACTTGTGTAAAGGTTTTAGACATGACTGGTCTGAAGTTGTCGGCCCTGAATAAGATTAAG TTGTTAACTATTATATCATCCATTGATGATCAGAACTACCCTGAGAAGTCACATACTTATTACATTGTAAATGCCCCATACGTATTTTCAGCTTGTTGGAAG GTTGTGAAGCCACTTTTACAAGAGAGGACAAGAAGAAAAGTGCAGGTCTTACCAGGATGTGGACGAGATGAGCTATTAAAG ATCATGGATTACCCATCTCTGCCACATTTCTGTAGAAAAGAAGGCTCTGGATCATCCAGACATTTAGAAGGTGGAAACAAAAATTGCTATTCCCTGGATCATCCCTTCCATCAACAGCTCTACAACTACATCAACCAGCAAGCCAGACTCCACGAAGTTGTTGCACCCATCAAGCAGGGATCATTTCATGTGGAATTTCCAGAACCTCCAGATGTGGATACAAGGATTGCCAAGACTATAGAGTCAGAGTTTGATGGCCTAACCTTGAATGGCGATAAGGAACAATTGAACAATTGTACTGGAAGACAGGCCTAA
- the LOC123905874 gene encoding SEC14 cytosolic factor-like isoform X3, whose translation MSMDLHSQDAIDQLQALIQKVVDKDPFLQTTFQNVHQGYVTQNLTRFLKARDWDPSKAYQMVYIIYYIYQYSFLLIVFGSLLLMSLISPSCFQLLDCLNWRVQNQIDNILSKPILPADLYRTIRDSQLIGVSGYTREGLPVFAIGAGLSTFDKASVHYYVQSHIQINEYRDRVVLPSASKKHGRPITTCVKVLDMTGLKLSALNKIKLLTIISSIDDQNYPEKSHTYYIVNAPYVFSACWKVVKPLLQERTRRKVQVLPGCGRDELLKIMDYPSLPHFCRKEGSGSSRHLEGGNKNCYSLDHPFHQQLYNYINQQARLHEVVAPIKQGSFHVEFPEPPDVDTRIAKTIESEFDGLTLNGDKEQLNNCTGRQA comes from the exons ATGTCAATGGACCTTCATTCCCAGGATGCCATCGATCAATTGCAGGCACTCATCCAAAAAG TAGTTGATAAGGACCCGTTTCTGCAGACAACATTTCAG AATGTTCATCAAGGATATGTCACTCAAAACTTGACTCGCTTTCTAAAAGCAAGGGATTGGGATCCTTCTAAGGCTTATCAAatggtatatataatatattatatatatcaatacTCCTTTTTGCTCATTGTTTTCGGATCACTCCTTCTAATGTCCCTTATTTCTCCATCATGCTTTCAGTTGCTTGATTGTTTAAACTGGAGAGTACAAAATCAGATTGACAATATATTATCT AAACCAATTCTTCCTGCCGACTTATATAGAACAATACGTGATTCACAACTCATTGGAGTGTCCGGCTACACAAGAGAG GGTCTTCCTGTCTTTGCAATTGGTGCAGGGCTTAGCACATTTGACAAAGCATCC GTCCATTATTATGTGCAGTCCCACATTCAAATTAATGAATATCGTGATCGTGTAGTCTTG CCTTCTGCATCGAAGAAGCATGGACGGCCTATTACCACTTGTGTAAAGGTTTTAGACATGACTGGTCTGAAGTTGTCGGCCCTGAATAAGATTAAG TTGTTAACTATTATATCATCCATTGATGATCAGAACTACCCTGAGAAGTCACATACTTATTACATTGTAAATGCCCCATACGTATTTTCAGCTTGTTGGAAG GTTGTGAAGCCACTTTTACAAGAGAGGACAAGAAGAAAAGTGCAGGTCTTACCAGGATGTGGACGAGATGAGCTATTAAAG ATCATGGATTACCCATCTCTGCCACATTTCTGTAGAAAAGAAGGCTCTGGATCATCCAGACATTTAGAAGGTGGAAACAAAAATTGCTATTCCCTGGATCATCCCTTCCATCAACAGCTCTACAACTACATCAACCAGCAAGCCAGACTCCACGAAGTTGTTGCACCCATCAAGCAGGGATCATTTCATGTGGAATTTCCAGAACCTCCAGATGTGGATACAAGGATTGCCAAGACTATAGAGTCAGAGTTTGATGGCCTAACCTTGAATGGCGATAAGGAACAATTGAACAATTGTACTGGAAGACAGGCCTAA
- the LOC123905874 gene encoding SEC14 cytosolic factor-like isoform X4 yields MSMDLHSQDAIDQLQALIQKVDKDPFLQTTFQNVHQGYVTQNLTRFLKARDWDPSKAYQMVYIIYYIYQYSFLLIVFGSLLLMSLISPSCFQLLDCLNWRVQNQIDNILSKPILPADLYRTIRDSQLIGVSGYTREGLPVFAIGAGLSTFDKASVHYYVQSHIQINEYRDRVVLPSASKKHGRPITTCVKVLDMTGLKLSALNKIKLLTIISSIDDQNYPEKSHTYYIVNAPYVFSACWKVVKPLLQERTRRKVQVLPGCGRDELLKIMDYPSLPHFCRKEGSGSSRHLEGGNKNCYSLDHPFHQQLYNYINQQARLHEVVAPIKQGSFHVEFPEPPDVDTRIAKTIESEFDGLTLNGDKEQLNNCTGRQA; encoded by the exons ATGTCAATGGACCTTCATTCCCAGGATGCCATCGATCAATTGCAGGCACTCATCCAAAAAG TTGATAAGGACCCGTTTCTGCAGACAACATTTCAG AATGTTCATCAAGGATATGTCACTCAAAACTTGACTCGCTTTCTAAAAGCAAGGGATTGGGATCCTTCTAAGGCTTATCAAatggtatatataatatattatatatatcaatacTCCTTTTTGCTCATTGTTTTCGGATCACTCCTTCTAATGTCCCTTATTTCTCCATCATGCTTTCAGTTGCTTGATTGTTTAAACTGGAGAGTACAAAATCAGATTGACAATATATTATCT AAACCAATTCTTCCTGCCGACTTATATAGAACAATACGTGATTCACAACTCATTGGAGTGTCCGGCTACACAAGAGAG GGTCTTCCTGTCTTTGCAATTGGTGCAGGGCTTAGCACATTTGACAAAGCATCC GTCCATTATTATGTGCAGTCCCACATTCAAATTAATGAATATCGTGATCGTGTAGTCTTG CCTTCTGCATCGAAGAAGCATGGACGGCCTATTACCACTTGTGTAAAGGTTTTAGACATGACTGGTCTGAAGTTGTCGGCCCTGAATAAGATTAAG TTGTTAACTATTATATCATCCATTGATGATCAGAACTACCCTGAGAAGTCACATACTTATTACATTGTAAATGCCCCATACGTATTTTCAGCTTGTTGGAAG GTTGTGAAGCCACTTTTACAAGAGAGGACAAGAAGAAAAGTGCAGGTCTTACCAGGATGTGGACGAGATGAGCTATTAAAG ATCATGGATTACCCATCTCTGCCACATTTCTGTAGAAAAGAAGGCTCTGGATCATCCAGACATTTAGAAGGTGGAAACAAAAATTGCTATTCCCTGGATCATCCCTTCCATCAACAGCTCTACAACTACATCAACCAGCAAGCCAGACTCCACGAAGTTGTTGCACCCATCAAGCAGGGATCATTTCATGTGGAATTTCCAGAACCTCCAGATGTGGATACAAGGATTGCCAAGACTATAGAGTCAGAGTTTGATGGCCTAACCTTGAATGGCGATAAGGAACAATTGAACAATTGTACTGGAAGACAGGCCTAA
- the LOC123905875 gene encoding WEB family protein At1g12150-like, with product MKNQRKVDSPRGEVGEIDTRAPFQSVKAAVSLFGEVAVPKDRFAVKRRSSESVFEKETQLILAQKELNKLKKHVLSAETTKAKALADLEKAKETLENLTTKLNNVRESKQSAMEAAEAVKNKGKPFEKTLSLKAIGYEAWKQELEHARHQYMITVTELDSSKQELTKIRQDLNAVLEAKLAALQATGEAQRSAKLNSERIGELSEEISSMKASIEQLKLASTQNETQFDYYRTAKEEAQKKLEALKNEYDDPELIQSLDAKLAETDAEIESLQEQMKKLHSSKMDSVRQLTSELKEATKTLQDVAAEEISLKKLVYVLRTELKQVKNEQDELKEKKQAAEELAANLTSELQENMEEPRPQPGTVDDVEANMFYVQNCKIQKLQSETEDARKEAEEMSRKARELKHEAEESRAVAEEAEKNLELVLQEAKEAKAAEQRAIKEMKILSDVQSRLSISKFNGKIRMSNEELESLNGKVKECQDLAEKKEASVMAELQAMYTRKNELDRKVEANLKAIEETKAAMETALWYAEMADSAKVAIEHELQRCRQPDSTPSPTSDCSDNSSPLSI from the exons ATGAAAAACCAAAGAAAGGTGGATTCTCCAAGGGGAGAGGTTGGAGAGATTGACACAAGGGCACCATTCCAATCTGTCAAAGCTGCTGTTAGTTTATTTGGTGAAGTAGCAGTCCCTAAGGACAGATTTGCTGTCAAGAGAAGATCATCAGAG AGTGTATTTGAAAAGGAGACACAACTTATCTTGGCCCAAAAAGAATTAAACAAGTTAAAGAAACATGTATTGAGTGCTGAGACGACGAAAGCCAAAGCACTTGCTGACCTTGAGAAGGCCAAGGAGACCCTTGAGAATTTGACAACCAAGTTGAACAATGTGAGAGAATCCAAGCAATCAGCAATGGAAGCGGCTGAAGCTGTGAAGAATAAGGGAAAACCTTTTGAAAAGACACTATCCCTAAAAGCTATAGGATATGAAGCTTGGAAACAAGAACTAGAACATGCAAGACATCAGTACATGATTACAGTAACCGAACTAGATTCTTCCAAGCAAGAACTCACAAAAATCAGGCAGGATCTTAATGCAGTTTTGGAGGCAAAGCTGGCAGCACTCCAGGCAACAGGAGAAGCTCAGCGTTCTGCAAAATTAAACTCAGAAAGGATTGGTGAACTCTCAGAGGAAATTTCAAGCATGAAAGCATCGATAGAACAATTGAAACTCGCCTCTACACAAAATGAAACACAATTTGACTATTATAGAACTGCAAAAGAAGAAGCACAGAAAAAACTGGAGGCCTTAAAGAATGAATATGATGATCCAGAATTAATCCAAAGTCTAGACGCCAAACTTGCCGAAACAGATGCAGAAATTGAGTCTCTTCAAGAGCAGATGAAAAAGCTCCATTCTTCTAAGATGGATTCTGTCAGACAACTAACTTCAGAACTCAAAGAAGCCACAAAGACACTGCAGGATGTTGCTGCAGAAGAAATCTCCCTTAAAAAGCTAGTATATGTTCTTAGGACAGAATTGAAGCAAGTGAAGAATGAGCAAGATGAACTGAAGGAGAAGAAACAAGCGGCAGAAGAGCTTGCTGCTAACCTTACCAGTGAATTGCAAGAGAACATGGAAGAGCCAAGGCCTCAGCCAGGTACAGTGGACGATGTTGAAGCTAATATGTTCTACGTGCAAAATTGTAAAATCCAGAAGCTACAATCAGAGACAGAAGATGCAAGAAAAGAAGCAGAAGAGATGAGCAGAAAGGCTCGGGAACTGAAGCACGAAGCTGAAGAATCCCGAGCAGTGGCTGAAGAAGCCGAGAAAAACCTTGAACTTGTTCTGCAAGAGGCTAAAGAAGCAAAAGCAGCAGAACAAAGAGCTATTAAAGAGATGAAGATTCTGTCCGACGTGCAAAGTAGACTCTCGATTTCAAAATTCAATGGTAAGATCAGGATGTCAAATGAAGAGTTAGAGTCATTAAATGGAAAAGTGAAGGAATGTCAAGATTTAGCAGAAAAAAAAGAGGCATCTGTCATGGCTGAGCTGCAGGCAATGTACACAAGGAAAAATGAATTGGACAGAAAGGTGGAAGCTAACCTGAAAGCTATTGAGGAAACAAAGGCTGCAATGGAGACGGCTTTGTGGTATGCAGAGATGGCAGATTCTGCAAAAGTGGCAATTGAGCATGAACTACAAAGATGTCGTCAACCTGACAGTACCCCTTCACCGACGTCAGATTGTTCAGATAATTCTTCACCATTGAGCATCTAG
- the LOC123905873 gene encoding acetyl-CoA acetyltransferase, cytosolic 1-like codes for MSSKSRDVCIVGVARTPMGGFLGSLSSLSATQLGSLAIKSALKRANVDPSLVQEVFFGNVLSANLGQAPARQAALGAGIPTSVICTTINKVCSSGMKATMIAAQTIQLGHNDVVVVGGMESMSNAPKYIAEARKGSRLGHDTIIDGMLKDGLWDVYNDFGMGVCGEMCAEKHAITRDQQDSYAIQSFERGISAQNGGHFAWEIVPVEIFNGRGKPPTLVDKDEGLGKFDAAKLRKLGPNFKKVGGTVTAGNASSISDGAAALVLVSEEKARELGLHVIAKIKGFADAAQAPELFTTAPALAIPKAISNAGLKASQIDYYEINEAFSVVALANQKLLSLDPEKVNVHGGAVSLGHPLGCSGARILVTLLGVLRHKGGKYGVGAICNGGGGASALVVELMQGATWRRSSL; via the exons ATGTCTTCTAAATCCCGAG ATGTTTGTATTGTCGGTGTTGCAAGGACCCCAATGGGTGGTTTCCTTGGCTCCCTATCATCTCTTTCAGCAACACAACTAGGCTCACTTGCTATTAAGT CTGCTCTCAAGAGAGCCAATGTTGATCCATCACTTGTGCAAGAGGTGTTTTTTGGGAATGTTCTTAGTGCTAATTTAGGGCAGGCTCCTGCTAGACAGGCTGCATTAGGTGCTGGAATACCTACATCTGTTATCTGCACTACCATTAACAAGGTCTGTTCATCAGGGATGAAAG CTACCATGATTGCTGCACAGACTATTCAGTTGGGTCACAATGATGTTGTTGTGGTTGGTGGTATGGAAAGCATGTCAAATGCACCTAAGTACATTGCGGAAGCAAg GAAGGGATCTCGCCTAGGACATGATACTATCATTGATGGTATGCTCAAAGATGGCCTTTGGGATGTCTATAATGACTTCGGCATGGGAGTTTGTGGAGAAATGTGTGCCGAAAAGCATGCCATAACTAGAGATCAGCAG GACTCTTATGCCATTCAAAGCTTTGAGAGAGGAATATCTGCACAAAATGGTGGTCATTTTGCTTGGGAGATAGTTCCG GTTGAAATTTTCAACGGAAGAGGAAAGCCTCCCACACTAGTTGATAAGGATGAAGGTTTGGGGAAG TTTGATGCTGCAAAGTTAAGGAAGCTTGGACCAAACTTTAAAAAGGTTGGGGGTACTGTGACTGCTGGCAATGCTTCTAGCATAAg TGATGGTGCCGCTGCATTAGTGCTTGTGAGCGAAGAGAAGGCACGAGAGCTTGGTTTACATGTAATTGCAAAGATAAAAGGATTTGCTGATGCAGCTCAG GCACCCGAATTATTTACAACTGCTCCTGCCCTGGCAATCCCAAAAGCTATATCAAATGCTGGTCTTAAGGCTTCTCAAATTGATTATTATGAAATAAATGAAGCTTTTTCT GTTGTGGCCCTTGCGAATCAGAAGCTTCTCAGTCTTGATCCT GAAAAAGTTAATGTGCATGGAGGAGCTGTATCATTGGGACATCCTTTGGGTTGCAGTGGAGCTCGCATCTTAGTTACATTATTAGGG GTGTTGAGACATAAGGGTGGAAAGTATGGTGTTGGTGCCATTTGCAATGGGGGAGGAGGTGCATCTGCTCTAGTCGTTGAGCTCAT GCAAGGTGCCACTTGGAGACGTTCGTCATTGTGA